A portion of the Burkholderia pseudomultivorans genome contains these proteins:
- a CDS encoding alpha/beta fold hydrolase: MIPICKMLSVVRAALLGAGVAVACAATPAGAAAPAAAGNDGPEYGPRLEGFTYPAPVHRYAFTSQRDTLEMMYMDVQPAHPNGRTVVLLHGKNFCSGTWEDTIGVLSRAGYRVIAPDQIGFCKSSKPERYQYSFQQLARNTHALLESIGVKSATIVGHSTGGMLAMRYALMYPKATEQLVLVNPIGLEDWKALGVPPLSVDYWYARELKTTADGIRRYEQSTYYAGKWSPSYERWVQMLAGMYRGPGRDIVAWNSALIYDMILTQPVVYELGAIRVPTLLLIGDKDTTAIGKDVSPPDVHAKLGHYPELAKRTQAAIPGAQLVEFPTLGHAPQIQDPDAFHKALLDGLEAVHPQ; encoded by the coding sequence ATGATTCCGATCTGCAAGATGTTGTCCGTCGTGCGCGCCGCGCTGCTCGGCGCGGGCGTTGCCGTTGCCTGCGCCGCGACGCCCGCGGGGGCGGCCGCGCCGGCTGCCGCCGGCAACGACGGGCCCGAGTATGGCCCGCGCCTGGAAGGCTTCACCTATCCGGCGCCCGTGCACCGCTACGCGTTCACGTCGCAGCGCGACACGCTCGAGATGATGTACATGGACGTGCAGCCGGCGCACCCGAACGGCCGCACCGTCGTGCTGCTGCACGGCAAGAATTTCTGCTCGGGCACCTGGGAAGACACCATCGGCGTGCTGAGCCGCGCCGGCTACCGCGTGATCGCGCCGGACCAGATCGGCTTCTGCAAGTCGTCGAAGCCCGAGCGCTACCAGTACAGCTTCCAGCAGCTTGCGCGCAATACGCATGCGCTGCTCGAATCGATCGGCGTGAAGTCGGCGACGATCGTCGGCCACTCGACCGGCGGGATGCTCGCGATGCGCTACGCGCTGATGTATCCGAAGGCGACCGAGCAGCTCGTGCTCGTGAACCCGATCGGCCTCGAGGACTGGAAGGCGCTCGGCGTGCCGCCGCTGTCGGTCGACTACTGGTATGCGCGCGAGCTGAAGACGACGGCGGACGGGATTCGCCGCTACGAGCAGTCGACCTACTACGCGGGCAAGTGGTCGCCGTCGTACGAGCGCTGGGTGCAGATGCTCGCGGGGATGTACCGCGGCCCCGGCCGCGACATCGTCGCGTGGAACTCCGCGCTGATCTACGACATGATCCTCACGCAGCCGGTCGTCTACGAGCTCGGCGCGATCCGCGTGCCGACGCTGCTGCTGATCGGCGACAAGGACACGACCGCGATCGGCAAGGACGTGTCGCCGCCCGACGTGCACGCGAAGCTCGGCCACTATCCGGAGCTCGCGAAGCGCACGCAGGCCGCGATTCCCGGTGCGCAGCTCGTCGAATTCCCGACGCTCGGGCATGCGCCGCAGATCCAGGATCCGGACGCGTTCCACAAGGCGCTGCTCGACGGGCTGGAGGCCGTGCATCCGCAGTGA
- the hpnJ gene encoding hopanoid biosynthesis associated radical SAM protein HpnJ — protein MQATGAFMKTLFLQAPSYDGFDGGAGSRYQAKREIRSFWYPTWLAQPAALVPGSRVVDAPADGLSVEETLKIANDYDLVIIHTSTPSFPTDAMFAQDLKKMKPSMLVGMVGAKVMVDPHNSLTASDAIDFVCREEFDYTCKELAEGKPFPEIKGLSWRAKDGSIEHNEARPILENMDELPFVAPVYKRDLKIDNYFIGYLNYPYVSIYTGRGCKSRCTFCLWPQTVSGHRYRTRSVENVLAEAKWIRDNMPEVKELMFDDDTFTDDLPRAEAIAIGLGKLGMTWSCNAKANVPYKSLKIMKENGLRLLLVGFESGDDQILVNIKKGVRTDFARRFSADCKKLGIKIHGTFILGLPGETQETIKKTIEYAKEINPHTIQVSLAAPYPGTTLYKQAVENGWMEENKTINLVSKEGVQLAAIGYPHLSRDEIYHHLEQFYREFYFRPSKIWEIVREMLTSWDMMKRRLREGVEFFRFLRAHEA, from the coding sequence ATGCAGGCTACCGGAGCATTCATGAAAACGCTGTTCTTGCAGGCCCCTTCGTATGACGGCTTCGACGGCGGAGCCGGCTCGCGCTATCAGGCGAAGCGCGAAATCCGTTCCTTCTGGTATCCGACCTGGCTCGCGCAGCCGGCCGCGCTGGTGCCGGGCAGCCGCGTCGTCGATGCGCCGGCCGACGGCCTGTCGGTCGAGGAAACGCTGAAGATCGCCAACGACTACGATCTCGTGATCATCCACACGAGCACGCCGTCGTTCCCGACCGATGCGATGTTCGCGCAGGACCTGAAGAAGATGAAGCCGTCGATGCTGGTCGGCATGGTGGGCGCGAAGGTGATGGTCGATCCGCACAACTCGCTGACGGCGAGCGACGCAATCGACTTCGTGTGCCGCGAGGAATTCGACTACACCTGCAAGGAACTCGCCGAAGGCAAGCCGTTCCCCGAGATCAAGGGCTTGAGCTGGCGCGCGAAGGACGGCTCGATCGAGCACAACGAAGCGCGTCCGATCCTCGAGAACATGGACGAGCTGCCGTTCGTCGCGCCCGTCTACAAGCGCGACCTGAAGATCGACAACTACTTCATCGGTTACCTGAACTACCCGTACGTGTCGATCTACACGGGCCGCGGCTGCAAGTCGCGCTGCACGTTCTGCCTGTGGCCGCAGACGGTCAGCGGCCATCGCTACCGCACGCGCTCGGTCGAGAACGTGCTCGCGGAAGCAAAGTGGATCCGCGACAACATGCCGGAAGTGAAGGAACTGATGTTCGACGACGACACCTTCACCGACGACCTGCCGCGCGCCGAAGCCATCGCCATCGGCCTGGGCAAGCTCGGCATGACCTGGTCGTGCAACGCGAAGGCCAACGTGCCGTACAAGTCGCTCAAGATCATGAAGGAAAACGGCCTGCGCCTGCTGCTGGTCGGCTTCGAATCCGGCGACGACCAGATCCTCGTGAACATCAAGAAGGGCGTGCGCACCGATTTCGCGCGCCGCTTCAGCGCGGACTGCAAGAAGCTCGGCATCAAGATCCACGGCACCTTCATCCTCGGCCTGCCGGGCGAGACGCAGGAAACCATCAAGAAGACGATCGAGTACGCGAAGGAAATCAATCCGCACACGATCCAGGTGTCGCTCGCCGCGCCGTATCCGGGCACGACGCTCTACAAGCAGGCCGTCGAGAACGGCTGGATGGAGGAGAACAAGACCATCAACCTGGTCAGCAAGGAAGGCGTGCAGCTCGCGGCGATCGGCTATCCGCACCTGTCGCGCGACGAGATCTATCACCATCTCGAGCAGTTCTATCGCGAGTTCTACTTCCGTCCGTCGAAGATCTGGGAGATCGTGCGCGAGATGCTGACGAGCTGGGACATGATGAAGCGCCGCCTGCGCGAGGGTGTCGAGTTCTTCCGCTTCCTGCGCGCGCACGAGGCCTGA
- a CDS encoding branched-chain amino acid ABC transporter substrate-binding protein, whose amino-acid sequence MKFRHSLLSVSIASALALFAQQAAQAADETVVKVGFAAPLTGVNAGYGKDLQNGVQLALDDAVAQKVQIAGKPAHFNLVVQDDQADPRIGVQAAQALVDQNVSVVIGHFNSGTTIPASVVYDKAGIPVIDPAATNPTLTSRGLANMFMVIATDGQNAGNAGKYAVDVTKAKRIAIIDDRTAFGQGEADEFEKAVKAAGGTIIGREFTSNQAVDFRAQITSLKGKNPDLIFFGGLDSLAANFIKQMRQLGLNAQFVGGGGVKDNEFIKIAGPAAEGAMAWEYGRPLDELPQGKDFEQRFRKRFGVDVLSYAQFGYDATWAAIKAMQAAGSTDPKVYRPALKKVDFEGITGRISFANDGSLKSGMSTLYQVKGGAWKTIVTKGG is encoded by the coding sequence ATGAAATTCCGTCATTCGCTGTTGTCCGTGTCGATTGCATCCGCGCTTGCCCTCTTCGCGCAGCAGGCCGCACAGGCCGCCGACGAGACCGTCGTGAAGGTCGGCTTCGCCGCACCGCTCACCGGCGTGAACGCCGGCTACGGCAAGGACCTGCAGAACGGCGTCCAGCTCGCGCTCGACGACGCCGTCGCGCAGAAGGTGCAGATCGCCGGCAAGCCCGCGCACTTCAACCTGGTCGTGCAGGACGACCAGGCCGACCCGCGCATCGGCGTGCAGGCGGCGCAGGCGCTCGTCGACCAGAACGTGTCGGTGGTGATCGGTCATTTCAACTCGGGCACGACGATTCCGGCCTCGGTCGTCTACGACAAGGCCGGCATCCCGGTGATCGATCCGGCCGCAACCAACCCCACGCTCACGTCGCGCGGGCTCGCCAACATGTTCATGGTGATCGCGACCGACGGCCAGAACGCCGGCAACGCGGGCAAGTACGCGGTCGACGTGACCAAGGCGAAGCGGATCGCGATCATCGACGACCGCACCGCGTTCGGCCAGGGCGAGGCCGACGAGTTCGAGAAGGCGGTGAAGGCCGCCGGCGGCACCATCATCGGCCGCGAGTTCACCAGCAACCAGGCGGTCGACTTCCGCGCGCAGATCACCAGCCTGAAGGGCAAGAACCCCGACCTGATCTTCTTCGGCGGCCTCGACTCGCTCGCCGCGAACTTCATCAAGCAGATGCGCCAGCTCGGGCTGAACGCGCAGTTCGTCGGCGGCGGCGGCGTGAAGGACAACGAGTTCATCAAGATCGCCGGGCCGGCCGCGGAAGGCGCGATGGCGTGGGAATACGGGCGCCCGCTCGACGAGCTGCCGCAGGGCAAGGACTTCGAGCAGCGGTTCAGGAAGCGCTTCGGCGTCGACGTGCTGTCGTACGCGCAGTTCGGCTACGACGCGACCTGGGCCGCGATCAAGGCGATGCAGGCGGCCGGCTCGACCGATCCGAAGGTCTATCGCCCTGCCTTGAAGAAGGTCGACTTCGAGGGCATCACGGGCCGCATCTCGTTCGCGAACGACGGCTCGCTGAAGAGCGGGATGTCGACGCTGTACCAGGTGAAGGGCGGCGCCTGGAAGACGATCGTGACGAAGGGGGGTTGA
- a CDS encoding LLM class flavin-dependent oxidoreductase, producing MTPFSVLDLAPIPAGADAAQAFRNTLDLAQHAERWGYRRYWLAEHHNMPGIASAATAVVIGHVAGGTRTIRVGSGGIMLPNHAPLVIAEQFGTLASLYPGRIDLGLGRAPGTDQTTSRALRRDLIGSADSFPDDVAELLRYFAEPAPGQRVRAVPGAGLEVPVWLLGSSLFSAQLAAMMGLPFAFASHFAPDYLMRALEIYRAQYRPSAAWPKPHAMVGVNVFAADTDEEARRLFTSLQQQFINLRRGTPGKLPPPVDLLEANELELANVAHSLSFAAVGSRDTVRDKLRARIAQTGADELIVTAQIYDHAARLRSFELTAQIRDELANEAR from the coding sequence ATGACACCGTTCTCCGTACTCGACCTCGCCCCCATTCCCGCCGGCGCCGACGCCGCGCAGGCGTTCCGCAACACGCTCGATCTCGCGCAACATGCGGAACGCTGGGGTTACCGGCGCTACTGGCTTGCCGAGCACCACAACATGCCCGGCATCGCGAGCGCGGCCACCGCGGTCGTGATCGGCCACGTCGCGGGCGGCACGCGGACGATCCGCGTCGGCTCCGGCGGCATCATGCTGCCGAACCACGCGCCGCTCGTGATCGCCGAGCAGTTCGGCACGCTCGCGTCGCTCTATCCGGGACGCATCGACCTCGGCCTCGGCCGCGCGCCCGGCACCGACCAGACCACGTCGCGCGCGCTGCGCCGCGACCTGATCGGCAGCGCCGACTCGTTTCCGGACGACGTCGCCGAGTTGCTGCGCTACTTCGCGGAACCGGCGCCCGGCCAGCGCGTGCGCGCGGTGCCCGGTGCGGGGCTCGAGGTGCCGGTCTGGCTGCTCGGCTCGAGCCTGTTCAGCGCGCAGCTCGCCGCGATGATGGGCCTGCCGTTCGCGTTCGCGTCGCACTTCGCGCCGGACTACCTGATGCGCGCGCTGGAGATCTACCGCGCGCAGTACCGGCCGTCGGCCGCGTGGCCGAAGCCGCATGCGATGGTCGGCGTCAACGTGTTCGCGGCCGATACCGACGAGGAAGCGCGGCGGCTGTTCACGTCATTGCAGCAGCAGTTCATCAACCTGCGGCGCGGCACGCCCGGCAAGCTGCCGCCGCCGGTCGACCTGCTCGAGGCGAACGAGCTCGAACTCGCGAACGTCGCGCATTCGCTGTCGTTCGCGGCGGTCGGCTCGCGCGACACGGTGCGCGACAAGCTGCGCGCGCGGATCGCGCAGACGGGCGCGGACGAGCTGATCGTCACCGCGCAGATCTACGACCACGCGGCGCGGCTGCGCTCGTTCGAACTGACCGCGCAGATCCGCGACGAGCTCGCGAACGAAGCGCGCTGA
- the pdxY gene encoding pyridoxal kinase PdxY translates to MKNVLSIQSHVIYGHAGNSAAVFPMQRLGVNVWPLNTVQLSNHMQYGHWAGSAIDAAKMEQLVDGIAAIGALKRCDAVLSGFVGSPAQARATVDIVRAVKAMNPNAWYFCDPAMGQTGGIRPEPGVEEFIVHEMPALADGMSPNHTELQKLAGRRIETVAEAVDACRTLIRRGPQIILVKHLHDRNSPADRFNMLAVTETEAWIGQRPLYAFPRHPVGVGDLTSAIFVARRLRGDSVRAAFEHTLAAVHAVVKATYDARRYELELVAAQDEIARPSEWFGAWVTDA, encoded by the coding sequence ATGAAAAACGTCCTCAGCATTCAGTCGCACGTCATCTACGGCCATGCCGGCAACAGCGCGGCCGTGTTTCCGATGCAGCGCCTCGGCGTCAACGTCTGGCCGCTCAACACCGTCCAGCTGTCGAATCACATGCAGTACGGCCACTGGGCGGGCAGCGCGATCGACGCCGCGAAGATGGAGCAGCTCGTCGACGGCATCGCCGCGATCGGCGCGCTCAAGCGCTGCGACGCGGTGCTGTCCGGCTTCGTCGGCTCGCCGGCGCAGGCGCGCGCGACCGTCGACATCGTGCGCGCGGTGAAGGCGATGAACCCGAACGCGTGGTACTTCTGCGATCCCGCGATGGGCCAGACGGGCGGCATCCGGCCCGAACCCGGCGTCGAGGAGTTCATCGTCCACGAAATGCCGGCGCTCGCGGACGGCATGTCGCCGAACCACACCGAGCTGCAGAAGCTCGCCGGGCGGCGCATCGAGACCGTCGCCGAAGCCGTCGACGCGTGCCGCACGCTGATCCGCCGCGGCCCGCAGATCATCCTCGTCAAGCACCTGCACGACCGCAACAGCCCCGCCGACCGCTTCAACATGCTCGCCGTCACCGAAACCGAGGCGTGGATCGGCCAGCGGCCGCTGTACGCGTTTCCGCGCCATCCGGTGGGCGTGGGCGACCTCACCAGCGCGATCTTCGTCGCGCGCCGGCTGCGCGGCGACTCGGTGCGCGCCGCGTTCGAGCACACGCTCGCGGCCGTGCACGCGGTCGTCAAGGCCACCTACGACGCGCGCCGCTACGAACTCGAACTCGTCGCCGCGCAGGACGAAATCGCCCGGCCGAGCGAATGGTTCGGCGCGTGGGTGACCGACGCCTGA
- a CDS encoding phosphocholine-specific phospholipase C, whose translation MTRSNRRDFLRVAAGTAGAAALNLFPPVIRDALAIPANRRTGTIRDIEHIVILMQENRSFDHYFGTLRGVRGFGDPRPLRLANGKSVFHQPVGPAEVLPFHPGADKLGLQFLQDLPHGWQDMHAAWNKGRYDQWVPNKGTTTMAYLKRDDIPFHYQLADAFTICDAYHCAIPSSTDPNRYYMWTGYVGNDGAGGGPVLGNEEKGYGWTTYPEVLEQAGVSWKIYQDVGTGLDANGSWGWTQNPYIGNYGDNSLLYFNQYRTALPGTPLYDKARTGTNISAGGTLFDVLQQDVKNGTLPQVSWICAPEAYSEHPNWPANYGAWYIEQVLQTLVSNPDVWSKTALFITYDENDGFFDHVPPPFAPQSRDNGLSTVATTNEAFPGDASHMAGPYGLGPRVPMLVVSPWTKGGWVCSQTFDHTSLLQFIEARFGAPAGNVSPWRRAVCGDLTSAFDFATADAGVPTLPDTSGYAPPDRLRHPDYIPVPPLLQTLPKQEAGLRPARALPYELFVHGRVDTPNGPFRLSFANTGRVGAAFQVQSRNRLDGPWTYTVEAAKRLADTWSAAASLGLYDLDVYGPNGFYCRFRGPFATGIGEASVNPEVIYGYDVANGNITLRLMNRGHKTVRLKVANAYGHGAARTFELAPGAQVDDYWDLRSSHGWYDLTVSDGRLLGFLRRFAGHVETGRPSMSDPLIRTSASAHDLDAAPDALSESSATAASSSD comes from the coding sequence ATGACCCGATCGAACCGTCGTGACTTCCTGCGCGTCGCCGCCGGCACTGCCGGCGCCGCCGCGCTGAACCTGTTCCCGCCCGTGATCCGCGATGCGCTCGCGATTCCCGCGAACCGCCGTACCGGCACGATCCGCGACATCGAACACATCGTGATCCTGATGCAGGAGAATCGCTCGTTCGACCATTACTTCGGCACGCTGCGCGGCGTGCGCGGCTTCGGCGATCCGCGCCCGCTGCGCCTCGCGAACGGCAAGTCGGTGTTCCATCAGCCGGTCGGCCCGGCCGAGGTGCTGCCGTTCCATCCGGGCGCCGACAAGCTCGGCCTGCAGTTCCTGCAGGACCTGCCGCACGGCTGGCAGGACATGCACGCGGCGTGGAACAAGGGCCGCTACGACCAGTGGGTGCCGAACAAGGGCACCACGACGATGGCCTACCTGAAGCGCGACGACATCCCGTTCCACTACCAGCTCGCCGACGCGTTCACGATCTGCGACGCGTACCACTGCGCGATCCCGAGCTCGACCGACCCGAACCGCTACTACATGTGGACCGGCTACGTCGGCAACGACGGCGCGGGCGGCGGCCCGGTGCTCGGCAACGAGGAAAAGGGCTACGGCTGGACGACCTATCCGGAAGTGCTCGAACAGGCCGGCGTGTCGTGGAAGATCTACCAGGACGTCGGCACGGGGCTCGACGCGAACGGCTCGTGGGGCTGGACGCAGAACCCGTACATCGGCAACTACGGCGACAACTCGCTGCTCTACTTCAACCAGTACCGCACCGCGCTGCCCGGCACGCCGCTGTACGACAAGGCGCGCACCGGCACCAACATCAGCGCCGGCGGCACGCTGTTCGACGTGCTGCAGCAGGACGTGAAGAACGGCACGCTGCCGCAGGTGTCGTGGATCTGCGCGCCGGAGGCGTATTCCGAGCATCCGAACTGGCCCGCGAACTACGGCGCGTGGTACATCGAGCAGGTGCTGCAGACGCTCGTGTCGAACCCGGACGTGTGGAGCAAGACCGCGCTGTTCATCACCTACGACGAGAACGACGGCTTCTTCGACCACGTGCCGCCGCCGTTCGCGCCGCAGTCGCGCGACAACGGGCTGTCGACGGTCGCGACGACCAACGAGGCGTTCCCCGGCGACGCGTCGCACATGGCGGGCCCGTACGGGCTCGGGCCGCGCGTGCCGATGCTGGTCGTGTCGCCGTGGACCAAGGGCGGCTGGGTCTGCTCGCAGACCTTCGATCACACCTCGCTGCTGCAATTCATCGAGGCGCGTTTCGGTGCGCCGGCCGGCAACGTGTCGCCGTGGCGGCGCGCGGTGTGCGGCGACCTGACGTCCGCATTCGACTTCGCGACGGCCGACGCCGGCGTGCCGACGCTGCCCGACACGAGCGGCTACGCGCCGCCCGATCGGCTGCGCCATCCCGACTACATCCCGGTGCCGCCGCTGCTGCAGACGCTGCCGAAACAGGAAGCCGGGCTGCGTCCGGCGCGCGCGCTGCCGTACGAACTGTTCGTGCACGGCCGCGTCGATACGCCCAACGGCCCGTTCCGGCTCAGCTTCGCGAATACCGGCCGCGTGGGCGCGGCATTCCAGGTGCAGTCGCGCAACCGTCTCGACGGCCCGTGGACCTACACCGTCGAAGCCGCCAAGCGACTCGCCGACACGTGGAGCGCCGCGGCCTCGCTCGGCCTGTACGATCTCGACGTGTACGGCCCGAACGGCTTCTACTGCCGCTTCCGCGGCCCGTTCGCGACCGGCATCGGCGAGGCGAGCGTGAACCCCGAGGTGATCTACGGGTACGACGTCGCGAACGGCAACATCACGCTGCGCCTGATGAACCGCGGCCACAAGACGGTGCGGCTCAAGGTCGCGAACGCGTACGGCCACGGCGCCGCGCGCACCTTCGAGCTGGCGCCGGGCGCGCAGGTCGACGACTACTGGGATCTGCGCAGCAGTCACGGCTGGTACGACCTGACCGTCAGCGACGGCCGGCTGCTCGGCTTCCTGCGCCGCTTCGCCGGCCACGTCGAAACCGGCCGCCCGAGCATGAGCGACCCGCTGATCCGCACGAGCGCATCCGCGCACGACCTCGACGCGGCCCCGGACGCCCTGTCCGAATCGTCGGCCACGGCCGCCTCGTCGTCCGACTGA
- the hpnK gene encoding hopanoid biosynthesis-associated protein HpnK, with protein sequence MTTRRAARALIFTADDFGLHPRVNAAVERAHRDGVLNAASLMVGAPAAQDAIARARRLPSLAVGLHLVLADGPATLPAHEIPALVGPDGRFGDAMAKDGCRFFFLPHVRAQLRREIRAQFDAFAASGLPLDHVNAHKHFHLHPTVLSMIVEIGRDYGLRAVRLPYETSAPAWLRPWIALVRARLDRAGLAHNDYVVGIEHTGAMDEAVLLDALAKLPPGVGEIYCHPAEAGDGPITPTMAAYRPADELDALLSPRVAAALKAAGVATGGFADVFGHPGAARAARPSRRPGAQPS encoded by the coding sequence GTGACGACACGGCGGGCGGCGCGGGCGCTCATCTTCACCGCGGACGATTTCGGGCTGCATCCGCGTGTGAACGCGGCGGTCGAGCGCGCGCATCGCGACGGCGTGCTCAACGCCGCGAGCCTGATGGTCGGCGCGCCGGCCGCGCAGGATGCGATCGCGCGCGCGCGGCGGCTGCCGTCGCTCGCGGTCGGCCTGCATCTGGTCCTCGCGGACGGCCCGGCCACGCTGCCCGCGCACGAGATTCCCGCGCTCGTCGGCCCTGACGGGCGGTTCGGCGACGCGATGGCGAAGGACGGCTGTCGCTTCTTCTTCCTGCCGCACGTGCGCGCGCAGCTGCGCCGCGAGATCCGTGCGCAGTTCGACGCCTTCGCGGCGAGCGGCCTGCCGCTCGATCACGTGAACGCGCACAAGCACTTCCATCTGCATCCGACCGTGCTGTCGATGATCGTCGAGATCGGCCGCGACTACGGGCTGCGCGCGGTGCGGCTGCCTTACGAGACGAGCGCGCCCGCGTGGCTCCGGCCGTGGATCGCGCTGGTGCGCGCGCGGCTCGATCGCGCCGGGCTCGCGCACAACGACTACGTGGTCGGGATCGAGCACACCGGCGCGATGGACGAGGCCGTGCTGCTCGACGCGCTCGCGAAGCTGCCGCCGGGCGTCGGCGAGATCTACTGTCATCCGGCCGAAGCGGGCGACGGCCCGATCACGCCGACGATGGCGGCCTACCGCCCGGCCGACGAACTCGATGCGCTGCTGTCGCCGCGCGTGGCGGCCGCGCTGAAGGCGGCGGGCGTCGCGACCGGCGGCTTCGCGGACGTGTTCGGCCACCCCGGGGCCGCGCGTGCCGCGCGGCCGTCGCGCCGGCCGGGAGCGCAGCCGTCATGA
- the hpnI gene encoding bacteriohopanetetrol glucosamine biosynthesis glycosyltransferase HpnI: MTPAVSLLDWLLIAFTLAAAGYALVAAFAPRPRTPRTAARDGFEPVSVLKPLCGAEPHLYENLSTFCEQRHPRHEVLFGVASAADPAIAVVERLRADYPECDIGLVIDARVHGKNLKVSNLINLAERAKYDRIVIADSDIAVKPDYLERVTAPLADASVGVVTCLYHARSVGGFWTRIGAQFVDAWFAPSVRITHLGGSSRFGFGATLALTRDTLDRIGGLSALKDELADDFWLAELPRRLGRRTVLSEVEVATDVIEASFGPLWHRETRWLRTIRSLNPAGFAFLFITFTAPWLAIGAALALSLDGTVAGLVAGWAAAAGAFGRLVLHARGEDGWRAFWRDLPLVAVRDTLLALEWLVAAFGTHVVWRGARMTVVGGERATAAVEGGDGR, translated from the coding sequence ATGACGCCTGCCGTATCGCTGCTCGACTGGCTCCTGATCGCGTTCACGCTGGCGGCGGCCGGCTATGCGCTCGTCGCGGCTTTCGCGCCGCGCCCGCGCACGCCGCGCACGGCCGCGCGCGACGGGTTCGAGCCGGTCAGCGTGCTCAAGCCGCTGTGCGGCGCGGAGCCGCATCTGTACGAGAACCTGTCGACCTTCTGCGAGCAGCGTCATCCGCGCCATGAAGTGCTGTTCGGCGTCGCGTCGGCGGCCGATCCGGCCATCGCGGTCGTCGAGCGGCTGCGCGCCGACTATCCGGAGTGCGACATCGGGCTCGTGATCGACGCGCGCGTGCACGGCAAGAACCTGAAGGTCAGCAACCTGATCAATCTCGCCGAGCGTGCGAAGTACGACCGCATCGTGATCGCGGACAGCGACATCGCGGTGAAGCCCGACTACCTGGAGCGCGTGACGGCGCCGCTCGCCGACGCGTCGGTCGGCGTCGTCACCTGCCTGTATCATGCGCGCAGCGTCGGCGGCTTCTGGACGCGCATCGGCGCCCAGTTCGTCGATGCCTGGTTCGCGCCGTCGGTGCGGATCACGCATCTCGGCGGTTCGAGCCGGTTCGGTTTCGGCGCGACGCTGGCGCTCACGCGCGACACGCTCGACCGGATCGGCGGCCTGTCGGCGCTGAAGGACGAACTGGCCGACGATTTCTGGCTTGCCGAGTTGCCGCGCCGCCTTGGGCGGCGTACCGTGCTATCCGAGGTCGAGGTCGCGACCGACGTGATCGAGGCGTCGTTCGGGCCGCTGTGGCACCGCGAGACGCGCTGGCTGCGCACGATCCGTTCATTGAACCCGGCCGGCTTCGCGTTCCTGTTCATCACGTTTACCGCGCCGTGGCTCGCGATCGGCGCGGCGCTGGCGTTGTCGCTGGACGGCACCGTCGCGGGCCTGGTGGCCGGCTGGGCTGCCGCCGCGGGCGCGTTCGGCCGGCTCGTGCTGCACGCGCGCGGCGAGGACGGCTGGCGCGCGTTCTGGCGCGACCTGCCGCTGGTCGCGGTGCGCGACACGCTGCTCGCGCTCGAATGGCTGGTCGCCGCGTTCGGCACGCACGTCGTGTGGCGCGGCGCAAGGATGACGGTGGTCGGCGGCGAACGCGCGACGGCCGCAGTGGAAGGGGGCGACGGCCGTTAG
- a CDS encoding FadR/GntR family transcriptional regulator translates to MSVPTLPAAPRRRARSLAQDVVDALTAQIENGTLRPGDKLPTETEVMAAQGVSRTVVREAISRMQASGLIETRHGIGSFVLEPSRRQALGIDPATITTLRDVLAVLELRISLESECASLAAQRANDADLAALRRALDAIAAGAGGGRDTAQLDYQFHLQIAQSTGNRYFVDIMTQLGTSIIPRTRVNSARFAGDDLERYVGRLNHEHEDIYEAIARHDPEAARAAMRTHLTNSRERLRRAHEAAEAERDTQAT, encoded by the coding sequence ATGTCCGTGCCAACGCTTCCCGCAGCGCCGCGCCGTCGCGCGCGCAGCCTCGCACAAGATGTCGTCGACGCGCTGACCGCCCAGATCGAAAACGGCACGCTGCGTCCTGGCGACAAGCTGCCGACCGAAACCGAAGTGATGGCGGCGCAGGGCGTGAGCCGCACGGTCGTGCGCGAGGCGATCTCGCGGATGCAGGCGAGCGGCCTGATCGAGACGCGGCACGGCATCGGCAGCTTCGTGCTGGAGCCGTCGCGCCGCCAGGCGCTCGGCATCGATCCCGCGACGATCACGACGCTGCGCGACGTGCTCGCGGTGCTGGAGCTGCGCATCAGCCTCGAGAGCGAATGTGCGAGCCTTGCCGCGCAGCGTGCGAACGACGCCGATCTCGCCGCGCTGCGGCGCGCGCTCGACGCGATCGCGGCGGGAGCCGGCGGCGGCCGCGACACCGCGCAGCTCGACTACCAGTTCCACCTGCAGATCGCGCAGTCGACCGGCAACCGCTATTTCGTCGACATCATGACGCAGCTCGGCACCTCGATCATTCCGCGCACGCGCGTGAATTCCGCGCGTTTTGCCGGCGACGACCTCGAGCGTTACGTCGGTCGCCTGAACCACGAGCACGAGGACATCTACGAGGCGATCGCGCGCCACGATCCCGAGGCCGCGCGCGCCGCGATGCGCACGCACCTGACCAACAGCCGCGAACGGCTGCGCCGTGCGCACGAGGCGGCCGAGGCGGAGCGCGATACGCAGGCGACGTGA